The Ornithorhynchus anatinus isolate Pmale09 chromosome 11, mOrnAna1.pri.v4, whole genome shotgun sequence genomic interval CCACTTAACCTAACCTGGGTTGGCCCCCAAAGTTAGCAGAATCCACTTATCGAATTGTCCAGAAGAAGGGTCTTCTAGAATGGCTTATAGGTCTTCAAAGCACATTGTAAAACCTTCAGTTTCAGCAAGGGTAGTTTCAGTGGGAGGTGTTGACCAAGATGATCAACTTTGTCTTTTGATTTTGTCTCCTGCTACTCTCCCCTTTAACAAACCTATCATTGGGCTTGTCCCAAATCGGGTGGACATCATCATAAGGTAACAAGGTGAAATGGACAAAGCGCAAAGGAAGCATGCGGTGGGCCTCCAGAGTTCTGGAACAGTTCACGTAGCCCTCGAGATAGTCCAGTGTGGACAGAAGACTGCTCTAagaaccagaggatctgggttccagtcacaGATCATCCAGGAACTTGTTAACATGAGCATAGACTGCTTGGCAGGGTAACAATATATCactgcccctcccctttctcattGTACTCCTACCCCATTGAGAATCTGACTATcagggacaagtggaggaggcccCGTCCAGACAGTGATTTCatagtgggaagggattgtcactgtttattgttgaattgtactttcccaagcacttagtacagtgctctgcacagagaagaactttataaatattatcgaatgaattaGTGAATAAATGAGTCTCTACACGAGCCATTAGCTTTATAATCAACTCCTCTGTGCAAATTCTCAGTCCCAAAGTCTCTGGACTGTAGCTCATCTTTGTTCCTGACAAATTATTCCATTACCATTTTACCTCACGACCCAAATCTAGTATCTCAGACCAGACTTTCCACTggtttttatggagcacttcctccCAAGTTGTCTCTAGATCCAAGACCACTACACATGGGGAAGAAAATGTCCAAATAAATGCTCTTTTGCTCCATACTCGCCAGCACAGCCAGCCCACTGCCCAACAGAGTCAAATCAATAAACCAGAGGTGGTTGAAATGGACACCAGCTTTAGAGTTCTCTATCAGGATCCTAACAAGCTGATATGGGCTCACTCAGCCACATTCTTCCTCATGATGCCCTAGTGACTCCCCACTCACTTTCTTGTATTTCCTCAACCAGCATTCTTTCCTAGAAGAAGGTGCTTTGATCCTGAACACTGTTCCAAGATGAGGACTTTTAGCCCAAGTGCCCAAGGGGTATCTTGGACTCACTGCCTATTCCCACAAGGAAGGGAGGGTGATAGTGATATACTGGGGTATAGAGTCAAATGACTAAACCAGGGTTGTTAGTGGTGGGAAAATGGAGGAAGTGAAGAAATGTTCCTCAGTAAAGGAGGAAGTTCAGAACTGTGCCTTAGGAAGCAAGATGCTAATTGGCTGCTGCTGAGGTCAACACGATAGAAAATTATCCTTCTAAGCATACTACCTTGTCAGAACCTTAATTTCTAATCTACTCATTGCTTTCCTATTGGTTCCGAATATGGCAGGGAAGGGATCCAGCATACTGGATCATCAGTCTTTGAACCACTACCGGCCACTACCACGGGGTATATAAGAGGCATGGAGCACTAGGAGATATTCAAACTTggaaatctcctcctcctctgagacAACACCAGACCCTGAACCAACCGACACCATGGTCAACTCCTGCTGTGGATCCGTCTGCTCCGACCTGAGCTGCGGAAGAGGCTGCTGCCAAGAGACCTGTTGTCAGCCCGGCTGCTGCAGTAGTCCTTGCTGCCCCCCGACGTGCTGCCAGACCACTTGCTGCAGAACAACATGCTGCCGCCCAACATGCTGTGTGACCAGCTGTTGCCGCCCGACCTGCTGTAGGCCCACTTGCTGCCAGTCGGTCTGCTGCCAGCCTACGTGCTGCCGCCCAGTCTGCAGCGTGGCCAGCTGCTGCAGGCCCTGCTGCCCCCAACCTTGCTGTGTGTCTACCTGTTGCAGGCCCTGCTGCCCCCGACCGTGCTGCGTATCCAGTTGCTGCAGGCCCTGCTGCCCCCGACCCTGCTGCCCCCAACCTTGCTGTGTGTCTACCTGTTGCAGGCCCTGCTGCCCCCGACCCTGCTGTGTGCCTAGCTGCTGCCAGCCTTGCTGCCGCCCAGCTTGCTGCCAAACCACTTGCTGCCGGACGACTTGCTGCCGCCCAACCTGCTGTGTCCCCACCTGCTGCCAGCCTTGCTGACGCCCGGCTTGCTGCCAAACCACTTGCTGCAGAACCACCTGCTGCCGCCCTACTTGCTGTACATCATCTTGCTGTTGAACAACCACCCCTCCTGCCAGCTGCTTGCATCTAATGACCAGCCATATTGATGCCCGGGTTCCTTGGATCCCATGGAGCCATCTGGGAGCAAGATTGTGCTGCCTGCCCTCATAGAGCCAAGCCATCAGACAACAagacggggcccacagtcttctccAGCCTCCCAGTCAACAGCCACCCACCTCAGCCAGCATAAATGCTGGCTTCCAAACAGCCATCTGCCAAAAGACCAAAGGATATCTCAGTCATCTTGTCCCCTCACCTCCATGTTCTCTACATGACATCTGAGGAGGGACAAAAGAATTTTCCTTAATGATTCATCTGGCTTTGGAAATCACATCCTCTGGCCACAGTCCAGGTTTTGTGGGTGCTGAATTCTTTAAGTCTAAAacactctcttccctccctgatgttCACCCGTGTTTGGGTACTACTTCACTCTAATAAACTTTCCCTTTACAGCACAAAATAATCCTGATAGTGTGAATCTTCATTTCTTGCAAGTTCGTCCTTGATTACTGTCCTAGCCCCAGGGTAAACCAGGTGCTGAAAAATGCATTCTGAAGTCACCTGGTTCCTAAAGGTCATTGACCTCACAGCTCAAGCTCCTTTAGGCCCCACTGTCCCCCACTAAGTTACATATCTTCCTCCTGCAGGTCCTTCATTTGCAGAACTGCAAGTGTTCATTGAGAAtctgcatagctcagtggaaagagcccgagcttgggagtcagaagtcatgagttcgaatcccagttctgccacttgtcagctatgtgaccttggggaagccacttaacttctctgtgcctcagtgacctcatctgtaaaatggggatgaagactgtgagcctcacttgggacaacctgatgaccctgtatctaccccagcacttagaacagtgctctgcacatagtaagcgcttaacaaataccaacattattatcattattattattaatctactcAGTTCTTACCAATTGGTCCCTACTATGGCCAGGAAAGGGTCTGGTAGGCTGGATCATCTTTCTTTACCAATCCACCTGCCACCATATTAGGGCTTATAAGGGGTAAAAGAGAGCAAGGAGCCATTCAAACTCAGGAATATCCTCCTCCAGTGAGCAAAAGCCAGATCCTGAACCAACCGACACCATGGTCAACTCCTGCTGTGGATCCGTCTGTTCCAACCTGAGCTGCGGAAGAGGCTGCTGCCAAGACACCCGCTGTCAGCCCGGCTACTGCAATAGTCCTTGCTGCCCTCCGACGTGCTCCCAGACCACTTGCTACAGAACCACCTGCTGCCAAGCAACATGCTGTGTGACCAGCTGTTGCCGCCCGACCTGCTGCAGCCCCTACTGCTGCCAGTCAGTCTGCTGCCAGCCCACTTGCTACCGcccagtctgctgtgtgtccagcTGCTTCAGGGCCTACTGCCCCCAACCTTGCTGTGTATCCAGTCGATGCCAACCTTGTGGCCTCCTAGCCTGCTGACAAAACGTTTGCTGAGGAACCACCTGCTGAGGCCTCCTTGGTGCACCTCATCTTGCTGCctcccactcccatggcttcagctaccacttttATGCTGTTGATAGTGAAATCtatttctccagccctgatctctatccTTCTGTCCACTTTCACATAACCTCCTGCCTATAAGACATTTCTGCTTGGATATTctcctatcacctcaaacttaacacatcccaaacagaactcatcttcccacgcaaaccctgtcctccccctgactttcctatcactgtacaagacaccaccatcctttgtctcacaagcccataagcttggtctcatccttgactcctctctttttcAATCCACATACtcaaccatcactaaatcctgtcggtcccaccttcacatcatagctaaaatccacccttccctctgcgttcaaattgctaccactttaatcctatcctgcctggatgactgcatcagcctctctgctgagctctgagcctcctgtctctccccactccagtccctacttcgctctgctgcccagatcattattctataAAATcctttaggacatgtcaccccactcctcaaaaatctccagtggttgcctatccacctccacatcaaaccaaaactcctcaccattggctttaaagcactccaccaccttgcccccttctacctccttcTGTAAATCAGTcctcatacttcgctcctctagtgctaaccttctcactgtgcctccatctcacccatctctccactgacccctagcccacatcctgcctctggtctggaatgctctccatcctcaaatccaacaattactctctcccccttccaagtcttattgaaaaaacatttcctccaagaggtcttcccagacagcCCCAcatttccacatctcccactccctttggcaacCCCATGCCTTGTTCCCACAtatcagtcccacagcccttacggacatatgtgtcattttatttatttgtactgatgcctgcttcccctccttctagactataagctcattttgagcaaagaatatgactgtttattgttgtattatactctcccaagtgcttagtacagtggtctgcacacagtaagccctcaataaatatgactgaatgaatgaatgactccactgAGTCCTAGgcactttctctttccactaggcctccctgcttcctttttgAGCCAGGATCACAGACCTTCAGAATCTTTGTCATGAGTAATCCCACAACTTTATCTGACAGACTAGTGACATCATCATTCTGTAAATTGTTTTGACTtcaagaccacaggcctaggaatcagaaggacctgggtcctaatccagactcagccacttgcctgatgtgtaaccttgggcaagacacctaacatctctctccctcagttacctcatctataaaatgaggataaagactgtgagtatcttgtgggacatggattgtgtccaaccagattaatttatatctacctcagcatttattacagtgtctggcacatagtcaatgcttaacaaatagaaaaaaagcTGCCATTTCCACCAGCCTCAACAAAACCAACCCCTTCCAACTGCTATATTTCCAGGGACAGGGGGTGATGGAATGATTTTATACAATAAAAAAGGCTTGTTGTAGTGGGATTAAGGCAGACTCTGTTAAAAACACTCTTCCACAGCTCAAACCTGAACCTGAACAAAATTAAGTTcatccttccaggtttgcccagcAGAGAATCGGGCCTTCTCTTCCATTAACCACCTTCCACCTAATTATGACccaaatagtcaatcaatcaatctaggtTATATATTAtctactcactctgtgcagaatactattctaagaacttgagagagtacactacaacacatctggtagacacttttcctgcccatgacaagcttaatGGTTCCTTTACTCCAGTAAAAAGGTTGCCCTACATTACTCAGAATGTGTCAACAGAGCTCGAGCATCACACGTTCATGTGACAGACCCACAGCCCAGGAACAGGGAAGGAAACAGGTTGACTGGTGGGAGGTGATGTTTCTCAGGGGAGAAGAAGCACTAGAATAATGTCCAGGAATTCAAAAGCTGATTGAATGACTGTCAATGCCCTTGGGAAACACAGTGGTCCTTCTGAGGAAGCTCAGGACATTTCATGGAAGAAAACTTAATTGCCCCTTAATTAATTATTGAAAATTAGCATTCAAACAATTACAAGGATGTGATCCCGCTTCCCTCACCACCACAGCAGCTCCCTAGGGGGTATATAAGAGAGGCAGTGGGGCAAGGAGGCAACCAAACATCAGGAACGTGTCTCCTTCCACCTGAACAACCATCACAGTACCTGCCACCATGGCCTGCAACTGCTGCTCCACAAGCTTCTGTGGCTTTCCAAGATTCTCCCTGTGCTGCCAGCCTTGTTGTCGCCCAGCTTGCTGTGTGTCTACCTGCTGCACGCCCTGTTGTCCCCCACCGTGCTGTGGGTCCAGCTGCTGCCAGCCTTGCTGCCGCCCTACCTGCTGCCTGCCTAGCTGCTGCAGGCCCTGCTGCCCGCCAACCTGCTGTGTGCCCAGCTGCTGCCAGCCTTGCTGCTGCCCTACCTGCTGCCTGCCTAGCTGCTGCAGGCCCTGCTGCCCGCCAACCTGCTGTGTGCCTACCTGCTGCCAGCCTTGTTGCCGCCCAACCTGCTGCCAAACCACATGCTGCCGGACGACTTCCTGCCGCCCAAGCTGCTGTGTGTCCCCTTGCTGCCAGCCTTGCTGCCGCCCCACTTGCGGCCCATCATGTTGCTGCTGAGCATCCTGCCTGGCAACCAGCTGCTTCCAAACCATGACCCCCTCGATGGTTCTTGAAATTTGGGGGAGCTATCCAGGAACTCCCTGCTGCTACCTTCCATGCCATCAGAGACCCATAGAGAATCTGCAGTTCCAGAACTGGAATAGGCTCCACTCGAAATTCTGGATTCCCTCATTTACAgctcattctctcattcaccgcATCCTCTCACCTGGCATCTCTTAGGAAAAAGGATGATGGATGAGAGTTTTAtctgctcctgcttctccctgagGAATCACCCACACAGGTTTCAGCAAACCGAATCCTCTTAGCCTGTAATgacttctttcctttccatcacTCCCTCTCACTTTTCTATGTTTCACTGTCTTGTAGCTACCTAATAAAATTTCCCATCTGTGGGATAAAAAATTCATGGCATCTCCTGTAGTTGTTTCTTGTAGTGTGTCTTCAGTTTTGGGCCCAACAGTctcaagttcagtgctctgaggaTGTCACATTTTTCACTTCCATGGCATTATCTCTGTCCCTAGAACAGAGATCAGCTCCCAGCATTCCATCAACAGAGACATGTGATTGGCCCTTTCTCCACCACAGTCCCAtgatcccatctagactgtaagctccttatatgcAGGAAGcatgtccaccacttgtctgctttgtgattttgggtaagtcgcttaacttctctgggcttcagttacctcatctgtaaaatggggattgaaattgttagccccatgtggggcaggactgtgtctaacctgattatcttgtatctattccggagcttagtacagtgtctggcacatagtaagtgcttcacaaatactgtcattatcatcattattatcattattattattaccaaccttgttatagggtactctcccaagtgcttagtgcagttttctgcacagagtacattctcaataaataggattgattgactgatcgattgaaggaACAGGGAACACtactgccttccttcctcaccacCAAGTACCTCATTTCCCAACATGCTTTTTGTGCACAAGGATTGAAACTGCAGCTAAGCACCTTTGGTGTCCCCAATGTACACAGCCAGCCATGCCTTCTCCCCGAGAACCTTCACTAGCTCTCCTCCATGCCACTGAAGAAGCTCCTCCCAGTCCTCCCTggctgagcggtcaaggaggattaggatggaatagaggaatTTTACAAGAGGGAGATtatttgtgacctctgagagggtggctTTTGTGAGATGAAGgacatggaagccagattggagaaggtcaaggagaacactggaggagagaaacatgagacagtggatgtagactACTGGCTCTTAGGAATgtggagaaaaatggtaggagggagatggggcaataactggagggagacgtTGGGTCAAAatagggtttctttttttttttaggatggggagacatgaacatttttgaaaacagtgagaaagaagccactggagaatgaacagtcaAAGATGGTGgttatggagggaagaagggagggaacaagtgttttgataagatgcaagaggatggggtcagatgtgcagttGGAGATGTTACATATTCTTGCTACTCCTTTCCAGTGGGAAAACCCATGATCCAGGTGTCAGTCACTTAAGAGATGGCACTATTTGGAACAAAGACAATCactgagaaaagaggaaggagactgGCTAGGGGAGAGAAATTTAATTCTCCATTTCTGAGTTCAAAACATCAGGACCAGACTATgaggctgcctccatttcctctcctccaattctctccttaaccccctcccTTGTGGTTTCTGTCCCTtccttccacagaaactgccctcgcaAAAGtcgccaatgatctccttctttccaaatccaatggcctttattcgaacctaatcctccttgaacttccagctgcctttgacactgtcaaacacccacttctggaaacattatccaattgtggcttcactgacactgtcctctcctggttctctcctcttatatctctctggccgttccttCTCAGTCTATTTTTCAGGTTTCTCCTCTGGGACAGTGGGGGTCCCTGGCTAaggtctggatccccttctattctccatctacattaactctcttagagaactcatttgcttccatggcttcaactatcttctctatgctgaagattcccaaatctgcatctccagctccAACCTCACTCTTTCTCAGCAGTCATACATTTCCTTCTgttttcaggacatttctacctggatgtcccatgaacacctcaaactaaattcccccccaagccctgtcctccctctgactttcccatcactgtaggctgcaccactattctccctatcaCACAATCCtgtaatcttggtattatcctcaaatcatctccCTCATCCAACACACATATTTAAATCACcaccaaattctgtcatttcTACTGTCCTAATATTGAtaaactccaccctttcctttccatccaaactgtcaccacatTAACCCAAGCTtgaatcctatcccaccttgattactgcttcagcctcactgttgacttctctgcctcctgtctctctccacgtcaatccatacttcactcagctgtctggttcatttaaaaaaaacacaacagatCGATCcacatctcccatctcctcaaaagCATCTGCTGCTTTGCGTCAAGCAAAAAAGCCTTGTcactggctttaaaccactcaatctcctctccccctcctatcttccctcactgatttccttctacagactagcccatacactttgctcctctagcaccaacttgctcactgtagcatgaaatcagtgaggtaatgtaagaatgggtgagctgattgagtgccaacTCCTTTCCCTTGTCCCATGCCATacatccccacccccttcccgacCTGGAAATCCATCCCACTTCATTTATGACAGGGTTCGTGATCCCAcaaaggttataataataataatgttggtatttgttaagcgcttactatgtgcagagcactgttctaagggctggggtagacacaggggaatcaggttgtcccatgtggagctcacagtcttaatccccattttacagatgaggtaactaaggcacagagaagttaagtgacttgcctacagtcatacagctgacaagtggccgagccgggattcgaacccatgacctctgactccaaagcccgtgctctctccactgagccacgctggttaatTAGCAAGTACTTTGCTATCTGCAGATAGTTTTTTTCCTGATATATTTCGTTAACTGGTGGTCCTGATAGAGATTTCATTTATGCTCTCAAGATACTCTAGATCATAGTACTCTTTCTTTAGCATGGACTATTATGATTAGAAATATGGAAATCAAAGTGATAGATTAAATCATTTTGTATTTCTACTGCATTTAAGtagattttaaagaaaaaagtacAAGAAATAATGATGCCAGGATTTTCCATGCTGGGCAGGGATATTTTATTAGAAAACAGTCCATCACCAAGACATGATAAAGCAAGAGTGAGGAGCACGACACAAAGAAAGCATATCGAACTCAGAGGATATGGGATTTGGGAGCCTGGACAGTGGTCTTAGAAAAGGTTTTCCCAAGCTGGATGGTTACCTGGGGAATGATCCATTTTCCTTCCTCAGATCGGCACATTCCCTCTTTGCAATGAGGACATTGAGCTGTCTATTTGGTTTTTGGTCAGTGGCTTCAATATTGTTGAGAGGTCTCTGCCTACACTGGATGAGGAGGGTGCCTGCTGAGTGGCAGGCCAGACCCTGCTCCAAAGGGGGGAGTCTGTGGGTCTCATGTCAGGCAGTTTTGCTAATTGCGGGCAGGAAGCACAGTCCTTCTCCCGGGCAGTttcaggaggggcagggaaatcAGGTCTCCATGTGGATGGTCACTGATTACAAGCAGTTGGCAGGAGTGGACATTATTCAGCAGCAAGACGATGTACAGCAAGTAGGGCGGCAGCAGGTAGTTCTGCAGCAAGTGGTTTGGCAGCAAGTTGGGCGGCAGAAAGGCTGGCAGCAGGTGGGCACACAGCAGGTTGGGCGGCAGCAAGTCGTCCTGCAGCAAGTGGTTTGGCAGCAAGCTGGGCGGCAGCAAGGCTGGCAGCAGCTAGTCAAACAGCAGGGTCGGGGGCAGCAGGGCCTGCAGCAGCTGGACACACAGCATGGATGGGGGCAGCAAGGCCTGCAGCAGATAGGCACACAGCAAGGTTGGAGGCAGCAGGGCCTGCAGCAGGTGGACACGCAACAGACCGGGCGGCAGCAAGTGGTCCGGCAGCAGGTCGGGCGACAACAACTGGTCACACAGCACGTTGGGCGGCAGCAGGTGGTTCTGCAGCAAGTGGTCTGGCAGCAGGTCGGGGGGCAGCAAGGGCTGCAGCAGCAGCTGGGCTGACAGCAGGTCTCTTGGCAGCAGCCTCTTCTGCAGCTCAGGTCAGAGCAGATGGATCCACAGCAGGAGTTGACCATGGTGTCAATTGGTTTGGGGTCTGGAGTTgtctcagaggaggaggagattcccAAGTTTGAATGCCTAATGGTGGTCCAGGGCCCCTTATATACTCTGATGTGGAGGCTGGTGGTGGAGGGGGCCATCCCATGACCAATGATCCAGCATGCCAGATCTCTTCCTTACCATTGTTGGGGCCAATTGAAAAGCAACAAGTAGATTAGCTATTAAACTtccacagaggaagtgctcagcccagtgggaAGAATAATCTTCCCTGTTGACCTCTGCAATAGCCAACCAGTCTCTTGCTTCCCAAGCCACAATCAtaatcttccccctctcctgagGAACATCTCACCTCTGCCAGCT includes:
- the LOC100681931 gene encoding keratin-associated protein 4-7-like, which produces MVNSCCGSVCSDLSCGRGCCQETCCQPGCCSSPCCPPTCCQTTCCRTTCCRPTCCVTSCCRPTCCRPTCCQSVCCQPTCCRPVCSVASCCRPCCPQPCCVSTCCRPCCPRPCCVSSCCRPCCPRPCCPQPCCVSTCCRPCCPRPCCVPSCCQPCCRPACCQTTCCRTTCCRPTCCVPTCCQPC
- the LOC114815074 gene encoding keratin-associated protein 4-11-like — encoded protein: MVNSCCGSVCSNLSCGRGCCQDTRCQPGYCNSPCCPPTCSQTTCYRTTCCQATCCVTSCCRPTCCSPYCCQSVCCQPTCYRPVCCVSSCFRPCCRPACCVSTCCTPCCPPPCCGSSCCQPCCRPTCCLPSCCRPCCPPTCCVPSCCQPCCCPTCCLPSCCRPCCPPTCCVPTCCQPCCRPTCCQTTCCRTTSCRPSCCVSPCCQPCCRPTCGPSCCC
- the LOC114815204 gene encoding keratin-associated protein 4-3-like, which gives rise to MAPSTTSLHIRVYKGPWTTIRHSNLGISSSSETTPDPKPIDTMVNSCCGSICSDLSCRRGCCQETCCQPSCCCSPCCPPTCCQTTCCRTTCCRPTCCVTSCCRPTCCRTTCCRPVCCVSTCCRPCCLQPCCVPICCRPCCPHPCCVSSCCRPCCPRPCCLTSCCQPCCRPACCQTTCCRTTCCRPTCCVPTCCQPFCRPTCCQTTCCRTTCCRPTCCTSSCC